One genomic window of Pseudomonas aeruginosa includes the following:
- a CDS encoding class 1 fructose-bisphosphatase — MSRVTLSRYLIEQTRSHNTPADLRFLIEVVARACKEISHAVSKGALGGVLGSMGTENVQGEVQKKLDVMSNEILLEANEWAGNLAGMASEEMDHPYQIPGRYPKGAYLLVFDPLDGSSNIDVNVSVGTIFSVLRCPNEYLNQNDTLREEAFLQPGTTQVAAGYAIYGPQTMLMLTLGNGVKGFTLDRELGSFVLTHDNISVPESTAEFAINMSNQRHWEAPVKRYVEELLAGKEGPLGKNYNMRWIASMVADVHRILTRGGVFMYPRDAREPEKPGKLRLMYEANPMSFIIEQAGGAATNGTQRILDIKPENLHQRVAVFLGSKQEVERITGYHAE, encoded by the coding sequence ATGTCCCGCGTTACCCTGAGCCGCTATCTGATCGAGCAGACCCGCAGCCACAACACCCCGGCCGACCTGCGCTTCCTCATCGAGGTCGTGGCGCGTGCCTGCAAGGAAATCAGCCATGCGGTGTCCAAGGGCGCGCTGGGCGGCGTGCTCGGCAGCATGGGCACCGAGAACGTGCAGGGCGAGGTGCAGAAGAAGCTGGACGTGATGTCCAACGAGATCCTGCTGGAAGCCAACGAATGGGCCGGCAACCTGGCCGGCATGGCCTCCGAGGAGATGGACCACCCCTACCAGATTCCGGGGCGCTATCCGAAAGGCGCCTACCTGTTGGTCTTCGACCCGCTGGACGGCTCCAGCAACATCGACGTCAACGTCTCGGTCGGCACCATCTTCTCGGTGCTGCGCTGCCCCAACGAGTACCTGAACCAGAACGATACCCTGCGCGAGGAAGCCTTCCTCCAGCCGGGCACCACCCAGGTCGCCGCCGGCTACGCCATCTACGGCCCGCAGACCATGCTGATGCTGACCCTCGGCAATGGCGTCAAGGGCTTCACCCTGGATCGCGAGCTGGGCAGCTTCGTCCTCACCCACGACAACATCAGCGTGCCGGAAAGCACCGCCGAGTTCGCCATCAACATGTCCAACCAGCGCCACTGGGAAGCGCCGGTGAAACGCTACGTGGAAGAACTGCTGGCCGGCAAGGAAGGCCCGCTGGGCAAGAACTACAACATGCGCTGGATCGCCTCGATGGTCGCCGACGTCCACCGCATCCTGACCCGTGGCGGCGTCTTCATGTACCCGCGCGACGCCCGCGAGCCGGAGAAGCCCGGCAAGCTGCGCCTGATGTACGAAGCCAACCCGATGTCGTTCATCATCGAGCAGGCCGGCGGCGCCGCCACCAACGGCACCCAGCGCATCCTCGACATCAAGCCGGAGAACCTGCACCAGCGTGTCGCGGTGTTCCTCGGCTCGAAGCAGGAAGTCGAGCGCATCACCGGCTACCACGCGGAGTAG
- the gloA gene encoding lactoylglutathione lyase: MSFNTEVQPGICMEPDAITQEYVFNHTMLRVKDPKRSLDFYSRVLGMRLLRRLDFEEGRFSLYFLAMTRGEEVPDAVDERQRYTFGRQSVLELTHNWGSESDDSQYHNGNQDPRGFGHICFSVPDLVAACERFETLGVNFVKPLDRGMKNVAFISDPDGYWVEIVQASLNGEMGRG, encoded by the coding sequence ATGAGTTTCAACACCGAAGTACAGCCCGGCATCTGCATGGAGCCGGACGCCATCACCCAGGAATACGTGTTCAACCACACCATGTTGCGGGTCAAGGATCCGAAGCGCTCGCTCGACTTCTACTCGCGGGTGCTCGGCATGCGCCTGCTGCGTCGCCTGGATTTCGAGGAAGGCCGCTTCTCCCTGTATTTCCTCGCCATGACCCGTGGCGAAGAAGTGCCTGATGCGGTTGACGAGCGCCAGCGATATACCTTCGGACGCCAGTCGGTCCTCGAGCTGACCCACAACTGGGGCAGCGAGAGCGACGACAGCCAGTACCACAACGGCAACCAGGACCCGCGCGGGTTCGGCCACATCTGCTTCTCGGTGCCCGACCTGGTGGCGGCCTGCGAGCGTTTCGAGACGCTCGGGGTGAACTTCGTCAAGCCGCTGGACCGAGGCATGAAGAACGTGGCCTTCATCAGCGATCCCGACGGCTACTGGGTGGAAATCGTCCAGGCCAGCCTGAACGGCGAGATGGGACGCGGCTGA
- the estA gene encoding esterase EstA → MIRMALKPLVAACLLASLSTAPQAAPSPYSTLVVFGDSLSDAGQFPDPAGPAGSTSRFTNRVGPTYQNGSGEIFGPTAPMLLGNQLGIAPGDLAASTSPVNAQQGIADGNNWAVGGYRTDQIYDSITAANGSLIERDNTLLRSRDGYLVDRARQGLGADPNALYYITGGGNDFLQGRILNDLQAQQAAGRLVDSVQALQQAGARYIVVWLLPDLGLTPATFGGPLQPFASQLSGTFNAELTAQLSQAGANVIPLNIPLLLKEGMANPASFGLAADQNLIGTCFSGNGCTMNPTYGINGSTPDPSKLLFNDSVHPTITGQRLIADYTYSLLSAPWELTLLPEMAHGTLRAYQDELRSQWQADWENWQNVGQWRGFVGGGGQRLDFDSQDSAASGDGNGYNLTLGGSYRIDEAWRAGVAAGFYRQKLEAGAKDSDYRMNSYMASAFVQYQENRWWADAALTGGYLDYDDLKRKFALGGGERSEKGDTNGHLWAFSARLGYDIAQQADSPWHLSPFVSADYARVEVDGYSEKGASATALDYDDQKRSSKRLGAGLQGKYAFGSDTQLFAEYAHEREYEDDTQDLTMSLNSLPGNRFTLEGYTPQDHLNRVSLGFSQKLAPELSLRGGYNWRKGEDDTQQSVSLALSLDF, encoded by the coding sequence ATGATCAGAATGGCGCTCAAGCCACTGGTAGCGGCCTGCCTGCTGGCTTCGCTGTCCACCGCCCCGCAGGCTGCTCCTTCGCCCTATTCGACGCTGGTGGTGTTCGGCGACAGCCTCAGCGATGCCGGGCAGTTCCCCGATCCTGCCGGCCCCGCCGGAAGCACCTCGCGTTTCACCAACCGGGTCGGCCCGACCTACCAGAACGGCAGCGGCGAGATCTTCGGACCGACCGCGCCCATGCTGCTCGGCAATCAGCTCGGCATCGCCCCGGGCGACCTGGCTGCCTCGACCTCGCCGGTCAACGCCCAGCAGGGCATCGCCGACGGCAACAACTGGGCGGTGGGCGGCTACCGGACCGACCAGATCTACGACTCGATCACCGCGGCCAACGGCTCGCTGATCGAGCGCGACAATACCCTCCTGCGCAGCCGCGATGGCTACCTGGTGGACCGTGCCCGCCAGGGCCTGGGTGCCGATCCGAACGCGTTGTACTACATCACCGGCGGCGGCAACGACTTCCTCCAGGGGCGCATCCTCAACGACCTCCAGGCACAACAGGCCGCCGGTCGCCTGGTGGATAGCGTGCAGGCCCTGCAGCAGGCCGGCGCGCGCTACATCGTGGTCTGGCTGTTGCCCGACCTGGGCCTGACCCCGGCTACCTTCGGTGGTCCCTTGCAGCCTTTCGCCAGCCAACTCAGCGGCACGTTCAACGCCGAGCTGACCGCCCAGTTGAGCCAGGCCGGCGCCAACGTCATTCCGTTGAACATCCCGCTGCTGCTCAAGGAAGGCATGGCCAACCCGGCTTCCTTCGGCCTGGCCGCCGACCAGAACCTGATCGGCACCTGTTTCAGCGGCAACGGCTGTACCATGAACCCGACCTACGGGATCAACGGCAGCACGCCCGACCCGAGCAAACTGCTGTTCAACGACAGCGTGCACCCGACCATCACCGGCCAGCGCCTGATCGCCGACTACACCTATTCGCTGCTGTCGGCGCCCTGGGAGCTGACCCTGCTGCCGGAAATGGCCCACGGCACCCTGCGTGCCTACCAGGACGAACTGCGCAGCCAGTGGCAGGCGGACTGGGAGAACTGGCAGAACGTCGGCCAGTGGCGCGGCTTCGTCGGCGGCGGTGGCCAGCGCCTGGACTTCGACTCCCAGGACAGCGCCGCCAGCGGCGACGGCAACGGCTACAACCTGACCCTTGGTGGCAGCTACCGCATCGACGAGGCCTGGCGCGCCGGGGTCGCCGCCGGTTTCTACCGGCAGAAGCTGGAAGCCGGCGCCAAGGATTCCGACTACCGGATGAACAGCTACATGGCCAGCGCCTTCGTGCAGTACCAGGAAAACCGCTGGTGGGCCGACGCGGCGTTGACCGGCGGCTACCTCGACTACGACGACCTGAAGCGCAAGTTCGCCCTGGGCGGCGGCGAGCGCAGCGAGAAAGGCGACACCAACGGCCACCTGTGGGCGTTCAGCGCGCGCCTGGGCTACGACATCGCCCAGCAGGCCGACAGTCCCTGGCACCTGTCGCCGTTCGTCAGCGCCGACTATGCACGGGTCGAGGTCGACGGCTATTCCGAGAAGGGCGCCAGCGCCACCGCGCTCGACTACGACGACCAGAAGCGCAGCTCGAAGCGCCTGGGCGCCGGCCTGCAAGGCAAGTACGCGTTCGGCAGCGATACCCAGCTGTTCGCCGAGTACGCCCACGAACGTGAGTACGAGGACGACACCCAGGACCTGACCATGTCCCTCAACAGCCTGCCGGGCAATCGCTTCACCCTCGAAGGCTACACCCCGCAGGACCATCTCAACCGCGTCTCACTCGGCTTCAGCCAGAAGCTGGCGCCGGAGCTGTCGCTGCGCGGCGGCTACAACTGGCGCAAGGGCGAGGACGATACCCAGCAGAGCGTCAGCCTGGCGCTGAGCCTGGACTTCTGA